From Mycobacterium lacus, one genomic window encodes:
- a CDS encoding SDR family oxidoreductase, which produces MTSAVSADADAIKLGLAGRVVLVTGGVRGVGAGISSVFAEQGATVVTCARRAVEGLPHEFHACDVRDEGSVVRLVDTIRERHGRLDVLVNNAGGSPYALAAEATPNFHRKIVELNLLAPLLVSQQANRLMQQQQGGGSIVNVCSVSGRRPTPGTAAYGTAKAGLENLTATLAVEWAPKIRVNAVVVGMVETEQSELFYGDAESIARVAATVPLGRLARPTDIGWAAAFLASDAASYISGATLEVHGGGEPPPYLAASSANK; this is translated from the coding sequence GTGACTAGCGCCGTATCGGCCGATGCCGATGCCATCAAGTTGGGGTTGGCCGGGCGGGTGGTCTTAGTGACCGGCGGCGTCCGGGGCGTCGGCGCGGGCATCAGTTCGGTCTTCGCCGAGCAGGGCGCGACCGTCGTCACCTGCGCGCGGCGCGCCGTCGAGGGTCTGCCGCATGAGTTCCACGCCTGCGACGTCCGTGACGAGGGGTCCGTGGTTCGGCTCGTCGACACGATCCGTGAGCGGCACGGTCGCCTCGACGTGCTGGTGAACAACGCCGGCGGATCCCCGTATGCGTTGGCCGCCGAGGCCACGCCCAATTTTCACCGCAAGATCGTCGAACTCAATCTGCTTGCGCCGCTGCTGGTTTCGCAACAGGCCAACAGGCTGATGCAACAACAGCAGGGAGGCGGGTCGATCGTGAACGTTTGCAGCGTCAGCGGTCGCCGTCCCACCCCGGGCACGGCCGCGTACGGCACGGCCAAGGCCGGCCTGGAAAACCTCACCGCCACGCTGGCGGTGGAATGGGCGCCCAAGATACGGGTCAATGCGGTCGTGGTCGGCATGGTGGAAACCGAACAGTCGGAACTGTTCTACGGTGACGCGGAGTCGATAGCCCGCGTTGCTGCCACCGTGCCCTTGGGCAGGCTGGCACGACCCACCGATATTGGTTGGGCCGCAGCGTTTCTGGCTTCCGACGCCGCCTCGTATATCAGCGGCGCGACGCTGGAGGTGCACGGGGGCGGTGAGCCGCCGCCCTATCTGGCCGCCTCGAGCGCCAACAAGTAA
- the echA20 gene encoding (7aS)-7a-methyl-1,5-dioxo-2,3,5,6,7,7a-hexahydro-1H-indene-carboxyl-CoA hydrolase, whose protein sequence is MTITATTPEPGIVAVTVDYPPVNAIPSKGWFELADAVTAAGADPETRAVILRAEGRGFNAGVDIKEMQRTEGFTALIGANRGCFAAFRAVYECAVPVIAAVNGFCVGGGIGLVGNSDVIVASDDATFGLPEVERGALGAATHLSRLVPQHMMRRLFFTAATVDAATLHHFGSVHEVVPRTELDEAALRVARDIAAKDTRVIRAAKEALNLIDVQRVNSSYRMEQGFTFELNLAGVSDEHRDAFVKKS, encoded by the coding sequence GTGACGATCACAGCCACCACCCCGGAACCGGGCATCGTCGCCGTTACCGTCGACTACCCGCCGGTCAACGCCATTCCCTCCAAAGGCTGGTTCGAACTCGCCGATGCGGTGACGGCCGCCGGCGCGGATCCCGAGACCCGCGCGGTGATCCTGCGCGCCGAGGGCCGCGGCTTCAACGCGGGCGTGGACATCAAAGAGATGCAGCGCACCGAGGGATTCACCGCACTGATCGGCGCCAACCGCGGCTGCTTCGCCGCGTTCCGCGCGGTCTACGAGTGCGCGGTTCCGGTCATCGCCGCGGTGAACGGGTTCTGCGTCGGCGGCGGCATCGGCCTGGTCGGCAACTCCGACGTCATCGTGGCCTCCGACGACGCCACCTTCGGGCTGCCGGAGGTGGAACGCGGCGCGCTCGGCGCGGCGACCCATCTGTCGCGGCTGGTGCCGCAACACATGATGCGGCGGCTGTTCTTCACCGCGGCCACCGTCGATGCCGCGACCCTGCATCACTTCGGCTCGGTGCACGAGGTGGTGCCCCGCACCGAGCTCGACGAGGCGGCGTTGCGGGTCGCACGTGACATCGCCGCCAAGGACACCCGGGTGATCCGCGCGGCCAAGGAGGCTCTTAACCTTATCGACGTGCAACGGGTTAACTCGAGTTACCGCATGGAGCAAGGCTTTACGTTCGAGCTCAACCTCGCCGGGGTGTCCGACGAGCACCGCGACGCGTTCGTGAAGAAGTCCTGA
- the ipdA gene encoding cholesterol ring-cleaving hydrolase subunit IpdA, producing the protein MADKRTTLDDAVAQLRSGMTIGIAGWGSRRKPMAFVRAMLRTDVTGLTVVTYGGPDLGLLCSAGKVKRVYYGFVSLDSPPFYDPWFAKARTTGAIEAREMDEGMLRCGLHAAAQRLPFLPIRAGLGSSVLDFWEGELQTVTSPYPTDGSHETLLAMPALRLDAAFAHLNLGDAHGNAAYTGIDPYFDDLFLMAADKRFLSVERIVATDELVKAVPPQALLVNRMMVDAVVEAPGGAHFTTAAPDYGRDETFQRHYAEAASTADGWRRFVQTYLSGSEDDYQAAVRAFAGEASK; encoded by the coding sequence GTGGCCGACAAACGCACCACCCTCGACGACGCCGTCGCACAACTACGCAGCGGCATGACCATCGGCATCGCCGGCTGGGGATCGCGGCGCAAGCCCATGGCCTTCGTGCGGGCCATGCTGCGCACCGACGTCACCGGCCTGACGGTGGTCACCTACGGCGGGCCCGACCTGGGGCTGCTGTGCTCGGCGGGCAAGGTGAAGCGCGTCTACTACGGGTTCGTCTCGCTGGACTCGCCGCCCTTCTACGACCCCTGGTTTGCCAAGGCGCGCACCACCGGGGCAATCGAGGCCCGCGAGATGGACGAGGGCATGCTGCGCTGCGGGCTGCATGCGGCGGCGCAACGACTACCGTTCCTGCCCATTCGCGCCGGGCTGGGCAGTTCGGTGCTCGACTTCTGGGAAGGCGAACTGCAGACGGTAACCAGCCCTTATCCGACGGACGGCAGCCACGAGACGCTGCTCGCCATGCCGGCGCTGCGCCTCGACGCCGCCTTCGCCCACCTCAATCTTGGTGATGCACACGGCAATGCCGCCTATACCGGAATCGACCCCTACTTCGACGACCTGTTTCTGATGGCCGCCGACAAACGCTTCCTCTCGGTGGAGCGCATCGTTGCGACTGACGAATTGGTCAAAGCGGTTCCACCACAAGCGTTGTTGGTGAACCGGATGATGGTCGACGCGGTCGTGGAGGCACCCGGTGGCGCACACTTCACCACCGCCGCACCGGATTACGGCCGCGACGAGACGTTCCAACGCCACTACGCCGAGGCCGCCTCGACGGCGGATGGCTGGCGGCGGTTCGTCCAGACGTACCTCTCCGGCAGCGAGGACGACTACCAAGCCGCAGTGCGAGCGTTCGCTGGGGAGGCCTCCAAGTGA